One window from the genome of Hippopotamus amphibius kiboko isolate mHipAmp2 chromosome 13, mHipAmp2.hap2, whole genome shotgun sequence encodes:
- the LOC130834528 gene encoding collagen alpha-1(I) chain-like, with product MRAEDKAEVGRKAEGGRPPADTDGREISVLSVHRVAVFATTPQQGWQPPGPSSGPSSGTWRLSLEREVSPARVAALHLQPGPKRQALLPWALKLTYGPPNRIHFSRKAKGHGVGSLAQGRSSGLWKSQDSDAFGPDFRSPPAAPQGEHRLSGPRVAPPLPPPLGHVLWPGPQWVLLEACALPTPSATSRLPSSKLRARGCRASEQQAAGPPAPPGPSEAATVPEGVGPGSVSEGAANEGGPGDHHGQDPQVGGFPGLGVCGEEGQRGLPTRYGVRCPHSADAVGGRIDSGGACAPSQCPARQARPVLAPSRRGTGAAVRSVSRQLLGRRAPGASACQPGPDPGGASGRHTWSTRVLTGSAGKGRGAAGSTGTTPSELAGDADRGTGLRGVHRAWVQTKRTRDRTDPGGGDGGGEAGPGPEQRSVDATQVYAPLRRGPHLRREQGAARGHATGASPSKTTPAHAPAPSRDRRGQSGSAPGPSLPLRGPVVCCWPRALGVSAQRPSFLVTPARGAPVHVPGTAWSLTATSSGSLAFVQAGCGEGAGPRPATTKANLGGAHSPGGTARLLAPPAQPPAQGLLRLPWSVALGPRVVPGRERCGHRLGCHKVPVPPRVDLSSHGRVERTGEKDISVQPGSTSAPGTGRNEAFTVGRCGAAAWPLPLKAQGGPQLVLEVEEGASLLGAQATRGLGRSWLSVARRVSPTPGGLQVQLAQGHHAACPRARCAGLLGLGSGPLSTKHSCVGSPGTGAGCGRSALRGLVAAGSWMPADRSPVGTARLRARLGRMGAAGDLGSLEPCGDPGMPTLWAGRPCRPYPPGSGRPWPQALAAGSPENSSGAGVQAAWPCPAPSGGGPGGDRAVFPSPRWGTCPVSHALPPASPPGRCGVYRCVGGDEQDRGSVDPSAGGAATWAPQVCRVWQPIHRGEEGCAWGSGLRGAPGARFRSAGITPAAREPGHRPFHPRSPGLTRARRHLPQGRGDAALYQNGASTGPSSLHRPS from the exons ATGCGGGCTGAAGACAAAGCAGAGGTTGGAAGGAAGGCCGAGGGTGGCCGGCCGCCAGCAGACACGG ACGGGAGAGAGATCTCTGTCCTTTCAGTCCACCGGGTTGCGGTGTTTGCCACGACGCCCCAGCAG GGCTGGCAGCCGCCCGGGCCCTCCTCCGGGCCCTCCTCCGGGACCTGGCGTCTCAGCCTGGAGCGGGAGGTGTCACCAGCTCGTGTGGCCGCTCTCCACCTGCAGCCAGGCCCCAAACGTCAGGCCCTCCTGCCATGGGCACTTAAGCTCACCTATGGCCCTCCAAACAG AATCCACTTCAGCCGCAAAGCCAAAGGCCACGGCGTCGGGAGCCTCGCCCAAGGCCGCTCCAGCGGTTTGTGGAAGAGCCAGGACTCAGACGCCTTCGGGCCTGACTTCCGTTCTCCCCCGGCCGCCCCCCAGGGGGAGCATCGCCTCAGCGGCCCCCGGGTCGCCCCACCGCTTCCGCCCCCGCTTGGACACGTGCTGTGGCCTGGGCCACAATGGGTTTTGCTCGAGGCCTGTGCCCTGCCCACTCCCTCAGCCACGTCCCGGCTCC CCTCCTCCAAGCTCAGGGCTCGGGGCTGCCGGGCGTCAGAGCAGCAAGCGGCCGGTCCCCCTGCGCCCCCGGGACCTTCGGAAGCGGCCACAGTCCCCGAGGGGGTGGGACCGGGGTCTGTGTCTGAGGGCGCAGCCAACGAGGGGGGTCCCGGGGACCACCACGGGCAGGACCCCCaagtggggggcttccctgggctCGGGGTCTGTGGGGAGGAGGGTCAGAGAGGGCTCCCCACCCGGTATGGGGTGCGCTGCCCGCACTCCGCCGACGCGGTCGGTGGACGCATCGACTCCGGAGGGGCATGCGCCCCCTCCCAGTGCCCTGCCCGGCAGGCACGCCCCGTCCTTGCACCGTCCCGGCGCGGCACCGGGGCGGCTGTGCGCTCGGTCTCCCGACAGCTGCTCGGCAGACGGGCGCCCGGGGCCTCCGCGTGCCAGCCCGGCCCGGACCCCGGGGGCGCGTCCGGTCGCCACACATGGAGCACACGGGTGCTCACGGGCTCTGCCGGGAAGGGCCG AGGGGCCGCCGGGAGCACGGGGACCACCCCGAGCGAGCTGGCGGGAGACGCGGATCGGGGGACTGGCCTGCGGGGCGTGCACCGGGCGTGGGTGCAGACAAAGCGGACGAGGGACAGGACCGACCCTGGGGGTGGagacgggggtggggaggccggCCCGGGGCCTGagcag CGGTCCGTCGATGCCACCCAAGTGTACGCCCCCCTGAGGCGGGGACCGCACCTGCGCAGAGAGCAGGGGGCCGCTCGGGGCCACGCGACTGGCGCCTCGCCCTCCAAGACAACCCCCGCCCATGCGCCCGCCCCCTCCCGCGACCGCCGAGGGCAGAGCGGCTCTGCCCCCGGGCCCAGCCTTCCCCTCCGCGGGCCTGTCGTCTGCTGTTGGCCACGCGCCCTGGGGGTCTCTGCCCAGCGACCCTCCTTCCTGGTCACTCCTGCCCGCGGTGCCCCGGTGCACGTCCCGGGGACCGCGTGGTCACTGACAGCCACGTCCAGCGGGTCACTCGCTTTCgtccaggctggg TGCGGTGAGGGTGCTGGCCCGAGGCCGGCGACCACAAAGGCCAACCTTGGAGGAGCCCACAGCCCCGGGGGCACCGCCCGCCTGCTggcccctccagcccagccccccgCCCAGGGGCTCCTCCGCCTCCCCTGGTCAGTCGCCCTGGGGCCCCGCGTGGTGCCG GGCAGAGAAAGGTGCGGCCACCGGCTCGGGTGCCACAAGGTCCCGGTGCCGCCCCGAGTGGACCTCAGCTCCCACGGCCGAGTTGAGCGCACCGGGGAAAAGGACATCTCGGTCCAGCCTGGGAGCACGTCGGCCCCTGGGACTGGGCGGAATGAGGCATTCACCGTCGGCAGATGTGGTGCAGCCGCGTGGCCGCTCCCTCTCAAGGCCCAGGGGGGCCCCCAGCTGGTCCtcgaggtggaggagggggcctcCCTCCTGGGGGCTCAGGCTACCCGTGGTTTAGGCAGGAGCTGGCTCAGTGTCGCCCGCCGCGTCTCCCCAACCCCGGGAGGCCTTCAGGTCCAGCTGGCTCAGGGGCACCATGCTGCCTGCCCGCGAGCTCGCTGTGCAGGGCTGCTCGGGCTCGGCTCAGGGCCTCTGTCCACCAagcacagctg CGTGGGGTCACCCGGCACCGGTGCGGGCTGTGGCCGGAGTGCCCTCCGGGGGCTGGTGGCCGCGGGCAGCTGGATGCCTGCAGACAGGAGCCCCGTGGGGACGGCCCGGCTCAGGGCCCGCCTGGG GAGGATGGGGGCAGCCGGGGACCTGGGCTCCCTTGAGCCCTGCGGAGACCCTGGGATGCCCACATTATGG GCGGGCCGCCCCTGCCGCCCCTACCCACCGGGCAGCGGGCGGCCCTGGCCCCAGGCCTTGGCAGCTGGCAGCCCTGAGAACAGCAGCGGAGCCGGTGTGCAAGCCGCCTGGCCCTGCCCAGCGCCCAGCGGCGGGGGCCCCGGTGGGGACAGGGCAGTGTTCCCCTCACCCCGCTGGGGCACGTGTCCTGTGAGTCACGCCCTCCCTCCCGCCAGCCCTCCAGGGAGGTGTGGTGTCTACAGGTGCGTCGGAGGGGATGAGCAGGACAGGGGGTCTGTGGACCCCAGTGCTGGGGGGGCGGCCACATGGGCGCCGCAGGTGTGCCGGGTCTGGCAGCCCATCCaccggggggaggaggggtgcgCCTGGGGCAGTGGGCTCCGCGGGGCACCGGGCGCTCGGTTCCGCTCAGCAGGGATCACGCCGGCCGCCCGGGAGCCTGGCCACCGACCCTTCCACCCTCGGAGCCCAGGCCTCACCCGGGCCCGCAGACACCTGCCGCAGGGCCGGGGAGATGCCGCTCTGTACCAAAACGGCGCATCGACTGGGCCATCTTCTCTGCACCGTCCTTCTTAG